The sequence taaggatgacataatgataatgaggattgagatgcttgatgatataacagaggtgttccctttactgatctttcggagaaatccgtactttcagaaaagatctcatgtactcgaaaatcaaggttgttacattctaccctcctaaaagaaaattttgctctcaaaatttcagttacctgagaacagATGCGGGTAATCATCTCtcatcttctggcaggttaaacattttgagacataatcagctacttctttctttaagcccggccaccagaacatttgtttcaaatctcgatacatctttgCCACTctaggatgcatagaaaatctactttggtgagcttcagcaagaatcttttgtcgcaattctccagagttaggcacacaaattctgttcatGTACCTCTATAGGCCACTACGATCATGTCTCACAGCTTCTGGTTCTTCTGTGTTCATCCatctcagcatcgtcatcatttctgagtcctgtgcttgtgcttgctgaatactaatcttaaaatctggtgttatacGCAATTGGGCCAAACAgactccacttgacgtctcagtcatagccaacttaaggtcctcaaattccgcGAGTAATTTTTCTTCCtgtatcatcatccaagagatactcaaattCGTCCTGCTTAAAGCGTTTGCCACCACGTTCGCTTTCGCTGGGTGATAACTTAATTTGAAATCATAGTCCTTCAAAAATtccatccaccttcgctgtccagaattcgcactttgatagtttatcatataacttccgagtcctcagtgtctgcaatacagtccttagatgctcttcatgcactctttctgtcttcgaatagatgagagTATCATCTATAAAAACTACTACaaactgatcaaggtacggacggaaaatatgattcatgtaatccataaaaATCGTAGGAGCATTAGTTAGTTCGTTGTAACAGTCGCTGTATCCCTtgccaccagtactcagcttctccctcgagcatataagtagcaaactccacgtgttgtccttcCGGAACATGCTGCGCTCTTAGTGATCCTTCAATACCACGAAACCAGTTATCAGCAtcagtcgcaacgagtgtacccttgaacttaagcagattaaccttcagaaaggtcgcaagggtcataggtctttcaggatgccctaagttattctcatcattcccattTCTCACTCCAAGACGTTCAACAGCCCTAATCGCTGTTACCGCAGCTTCACACACTACTTCATCCGCGTTGTTCATGGTAGCTataaacgtttcctgttccctctcgtagttaacattaggaattccttcccgtacgcctcatctccgtgaacccattgtagtcctgttcacaccaaacaatcattgttaaggtgatcattcttaacacttcaagtcaagtgtgaacattcccaaaatgaaaacacagaaacaatcatgcaacatatatcactgggatatcctatacgcatgacacacacaacagagtatgcaatgaagcaaagtcagtccactccccaggctctaccgggaatgaactgctctgatacaaAATTGCAACGActcaattttcaatatgtctagatcataccggaaactgagcgctaccaatttgtcttcctaattattatctattatttatcatatgagcctgattcgttgttaaaagcgtagttaatttgcgaggtgtatttttttttgaaaacgtttggattaatagacaaaatcatttataatcaattcacaaataataacagataaaacagttataaataaccacacataaatacatcacaagtagttgacaacattcggtgattcaacCTTTATTaaaatatagactgttagttagaacacccctagatatagctaaataatatcaatgtacatgtatatacatacaacatcccaagtcttgacctgttcaagaggtccctaagctggcacctaggctagcctagactctatactcacctagtccctctaaactactaaagcgagggaaagtacattctaggtcttcaaaactcaagtcaggtggaacgtcatcaaaagatagaacatcatttgctactcctctgcacgatcagacttttccacaggacgtctctctggtacctcatgaagtagccacacaatagaaATCTCGTACGcaagatttaggttaaagtgcgcatacgaatggggtgcagacgttggctggtctcatagtatatacatataatcagagaacgatattcgccctagactcagaagactatctagagcagaatcctgttcttgcgaacggtcatcagcgaactatggtaaggtgctcttacttccatctgaagggggaagggagagagaagaggtaagaactggggagttcttagtagggtcggggttattagttacgttcattaattctatattgtttagcagactattagcagaatacaaagaagcagtaattagaaaacacagataagtagagaagatagagaaaacagatagcagaacacaaacagaagaatataagaaaataacacaagcgcagagaatggaatacaaacaaggaaagcatacattcataccacaatcataacaaaggaaatgcgcaaccaagtacgatgcatgtctagccctagcgcaggtaatgagctcatctgtcggttacatacccgctcctgacgttacccagcaacctctgtctggataaggctttcctgttggcaatatccactgcaagcatcctttgtcttgcagggtatccactgcaagcaacctttgtcttgcagggcggcacttattagccgatatacgcccaacagactcactgtaagcatcctctgtcttacaggagcaacaacatactcactgtaagcaacctctgccttataggagcaacaacacactcactgtaagcaacctctatcttacaggagcaacaacacactcaccgtaagcaacttctgtcttacatgagcacactcatctcgatacctctgtacgcaacctctgtcttacagcaaagcattgCAGCAGATtctcacataatcattctcattatcatcattcattaaaattctcattattcatcattattttcacattcttatgcagtacctctttctttctctgttcaatcatactgtacaaactttacatatttcacttttacaatatcctggctcaaaccatttctctttatcatattattcttttctctttgtatctctttactttacaaaattaccttcctttaaccttttacttataaaaattcactttttaccacccgtaacttttaatatttctactttaaccacttTAACTttaagaaattacaaaataacccctcaaacaccaaaatatttacttccttgccctttctaagatctaaaaggtgttcttcaatgttcttcaccacactcaaagtgttcttcgtgtttttcgtaaattcttcagattctttctctgtttttacccgtttttcagtcttttcaacaaccgatttttaccaaaattccaaataaatttccagccactaaaatcccatcttttctacatgattttaacacaaattgaacctcaatttatgttctagggtttcattttccagcagccacaagaacacacattcatagcttgaatttcatcaaatttcatcaaatttttaccaaatttcaacaagaattactcatacaaacaatcaatttcaagcacagccaaaccatatcataatcacaaaactcaaacacaatcaatcaagattaaatacgtcaatccctacctggttttgctgctcctaattcggttaaactttcaggtggtccttaagcactttttcctcctaaatcacatcaagaacaactttaaatccaaaaactctcaactgaccaaatctcactcagtatgttaggaagagatatatcaccttagacttgctggaaattcacgtttcttggccctcaagtcaagttaagcatgattcctaaggaagaacatcaagaaaacacatgttttgcatggttttccttgaaaatcgaattgaaatgggagggagacagccatctcaccttatttccatccttgataagttacatggttatgtagaggaagaagagaggatcattttggtgaaatcggagttttgatttgagttttagttcagaagaaatcaagctttgaagcttaagtgttcatgaaagtttctctcttttctctcttgttattttcggccaaaatgatgaaatgagatagccttggaggtcttgagggtgtaaggtgagttgtgattggttggcttggagctggattaaaataatattaaaatatctctggtgtacaactactaaaactaggtgtatcggaacactcgtaaaaatatctctaaaaattattttctgagctactagtataaatgacactagtaacatatttattatgagaatagaacatgtataatgaggccttagcattgctaaattcatcagagagtgctggtgctaagctgcaccagtaaaccgtaaatccggttaaaccgattttctgtttttaacaaaaacagaccaggtaaccttataatgtcattcaagcattttctaatactaatataatgataatattatactattatctctctcctctcatgaatcgagtccggttcatcaaacagagactatttacgaaaatcagaatcaaaactgccaaccgatagggttcaaaaacaaggttcttcgcgattgcattatcgagcttgcctcagaggaggttctaacttaaggatgacataatgataatgaggattgagatgcttgatgatataacagaggtgttccatttactgatcttccggagaaatccgtactttcagaaaagatctcatgtactcgaaagtCAGGGTTGTTATAGGTCCCCCTTTATAAACATAAACACAAATATGAAGGCTATGCTATAGACTGGAGTCTTCTTGTTCCCGTAGCCGGAAGGCTTGTATCTGTTAATATTtagttatttctttttctctatttAGCTATATTTTATAAACATGGAATATTTACAGTACTCGATTTGTTGGGCATACTGCTAGTGTTGAAGATCTACAAGTTATATTGGTGGTTTATGAAACCTCTTAACTATCAAATAGCAAGAGCACATGTTCTTTGTGATGTCATTGTAATTTCTAGTAATGAGAAGAACCGCGTTTCCCTAATTTCTTATTAGCTTcactttgatatatatatatgtagcCATTTAACTAACAGCAAAATTGAGCGGTGTTTTCTCTGAACTTGTGTCTCTTTCTCTCTGTTTCAAATTCCAATTACTTAGCTTCCTTTGAATTGTAGTTTTCataatctatttttttaattaaaaataaataataatctcAAGTTTTTTCCCGTGAGACTGAGACTTAGATCCACCACTCTCTGATTCaggttaatttatttatttataattaaaataaaacctGTGAGGAACAGTCACTATCACATTGGATTCAATACCCTAAAGCAGTAGTAGTTCATGCTTAGGGTTTCAgcttttattataataattattgctttgtttgtttattttaattattttttgtctcTCTTCCAATTAAAAGTACTCTAGAGCAATGGCAATAGCAATCTCTATCTTTGAAACTGTTGCTATCAACAAACAACATTGCAGTATGTCAAACAGTGAGATATATAGATATAGGTAATTTCAAATGTGTAACATGTGCTTAATAACATGAATTATGTGATCAATAATCTTCTTAGTTTACTTAATTAATCGATGGCTTGCTATGTTATGTACATTATATAATAACAAACTAATAAGTTGGTTAATGGGTTTGCTTTGAGTATTTATTCTGGGATGGTTGTCAGAATAAATAAATCTTTGAATGGCATGTAACAGTTATTCATATTGCAAAGGGAAACAATTAGCATAAATCGTACCCTTTAAATCCAAGTCTCTTCTTGTTATGTGGGGTGCTTTATTGTTACCTATTTAGCTATTACCCATTGAAATGTCATGAAGTATGATCTACAACTCTGATTAAAACCTACTTCTTAATAACTTGATTTAAATTTGATTAGTATAATAAATCAACTTTGAAATGGTATATCTAGATAGTGGTGTAAGTTATCTTTCTTTGACCATAGTCAAtactttatatttatattttttgggCATAACACCCAGTTGCTAAACCCAAAAAGATATCAAGGCATAGTTCAATTATTAAGCTTTTTTGTTGCAAAGTTcaaaacaaatatttagtattctccttttttttctcaattgttaagctttctccttttttttccaaCTGTTAAGCTATTTGGACTGTTGTCTAACATTAAAAGCAACAACAGTAATATGAAgcagtaattaaattaaaataaagctctCTATCTTCAGGATTGAATGCTCGATTTTGTTCTTTAAAATACTAGTACTACTGTTCTTTCAAGTGTGTATTTTTCAATGTAATTAATTTAACAAATATGTTACATGTAGTCATATACATAAAAACTTAGCTANNNNNNNNNNNNNNNNNNNNNNNNNNNNNNNNNNNNNNNNNNNNNNNNNNNNNNNNNNNNNNNNNNNNNNNNNNNNNNNNNTAATATGCAATGTATGCAATGTAatattctttatatatatatatatttgatctATTATACAGATATGCCAAAGCAAAAGAGGTACAAGAATCTACTTAAAGCAGCAGCAGCTACAAATTCTTCACAAGACAAGTCAATATCACCTACAAATTCTTCACAAGACAAGTCAATAGCAGCTACAGATTCATCCCAAGACAAGTCGGCAGCTTCAAATGCATCACAAGTCAAGTCCGCAGCTGCTGTAAATTTCTCCCAAGACAAGTTGGCAGCAGCGGAAAATTCCTCCCGACACAAGTCGGCAGCAGCTGCAAATTCCTCCCGGGACATGTCAGCAGCTTCAAATTCCTCCCGAGACAAGTTGGCAGCTTCAAATTCCTCCCGAGACAAGTCGCAGCTACAAATTCCTCCCGAGATAAGTCGATAAAAGTTGCAAGTTCCTCCCGAGACAAGTCGGCAGCTTCAAATTCTTCTGAGCCATCATCAGTTGCTCCAACTATATCTGAGCATCCATCCGAACCTAAACATAAACGTGGGCGTGAATCTAAGCATTACTGGACTATTGATGCCATAGGTATGTAATATTCTCAACTGTAATATTCTCCAGCCACCTATCACACCATTTCTTTTgcaacgacccaactcccagtatgccatggtcatacaagaagctaagtgttactaacttatccctcttaattattaactattatttactatatgagcctgttccttgttagagtctttttaccacccgtaacttttaatatttctatttttaccaccctaactttcagaaattaccaaataacccctcaaacaccaaaataattacttcctttcccttttatgaatcaaaaaggtgttcttcattgttctttaccacactcaaagtgttcttcatgttcttcataaattcttcagattctttctctgtttttacccatttttcagtcttttcagcaaccgatttttactataattcataataaattagcagccactaaaaccccatcttttctacatgatttcaacacaaattgaacctcaatttaagcttagggtttcgtttttccagctggccaagaacatgaactttaaagcttgaatttcatcaaatttcatcaaaatttcaccaaatcttcaccaagaatcaatcatatatgcaaccaatttttagcacagccaaattatACAACATTCAAacatctcaaacacaaataatcaagattaatttcgtggcaCCCTACCTGATTTTGCTGCCCCTAACTCAGTTAgattttcaggtggtccttaagcactttttcctcctaaatcacatcaagaaaacacatatttaagcatgtttccttgaaaggGAACAACCCGTATACCCGGTTACCCGGGGACAACCCGCTTCAACCCGAAGGCCCAAACACCGGCCCTTCAAAGCCTCTAACCCAAATATCTCTCTTATCttaaccaaataagataagataagatattcatcatcacctataaataagaggacccaggtccccccaggtattcattcattcctcacactttctgcctcttagatccattctgacttgagtgtcggagtgtctttgcaggtaccacccccattgttCCAGTCAGGCCATCCGGTTCTAGCTTCGCCCGCgggttcccgatccacccttcaaaccgtaccagagacatctcgtaCATTGGCACCGTCTGTGGGGACCCTGCGCCAGCTGGGCCCGATGGGGGACGTCCTAGAGGAAACCCCCTTAAGCCAGGATGACTCTCAACCGATTAACCCAACCCCCGAGCACCGTGAAGTCACAAACCAAGCGAGAATAGCAAGCACTATCCAAAACGCGAACGATCACGACGTCACGGACCGACGACATCCTGAGAAAGCCAGCGACAAAGCAGCACAGATCATCCAGGATCTCTGCCTCCGAGTTCAGGAACTCGAAGGCAAGATAACCAATAAAGGGAATCACAACAACGAGCACGGAAGCCATGCAACCTCCAGATCAAGATCTCGCCGCGGTAGGTCGCCAACCCGATGACACGACAGAAGAGACGGTCGCAGCTCATCACGCGATCACAGACACGAGAAATCGCCAGAACGGCGATACAACAAGAAACATAACCGCAGCGCTTCTCGAGATCTGAGTTATCAACACTACTCAGACGAAGATCGGAGGGACCGAAACACCAAACGCATGAGAAACGACCATATAATAATGGGAGCTACACCCTTCACAGAAAGAATCCTAAGGgtacctcgaccgcttcaacgacgaatgcctaacggtcgacggactcacggattccgtcgcaagcctttGCCTGACCAATGGGCTAatgaacgaagattttcgcaaacacctcaccaccagaccggtatggaccatgcatgagatccagaacgtcgccaaagattacatcaacgacgaagaagtcagccaggtcgtcACCGCCAACAAGCAGCAGCACGGCAACGCCCAGCGCGGCAATTCGGCTTCTCACCAAAACCCAACACTCAAAGAGAATCAACGGGACCACCCCAGGCCGACTAGCCGACCACCGAGAATAGGCAAATTCTCTAATTGCACGCCCCTGACAGCACCAATTACCGAggtataccaccaaatagcagatcgaggcatcattccgaaagcctggcaactcaaagaaaggacaggaggcaacaaaaccctttactgcgaataccaccgaggttacggtcacagaacacaagattgtttcgaccttaaagacgcccttgaacaagccatacgagacggcaaactcccagaatttgccaaaatcatcagagaaccgagACGCGCGGAGAGAGACAGGTCGTCGAAGAGGGAAGGACGTAACCCGAGAACCCAAAAGCAACCCCCCAGGGAAAGCCCTAAGGAAGAAATCCCGAGATGCGGCCGGAGTATTCCTAGCCGGTCTGGATGCCCGACAAGACGGCCAACCCAGGCCAGAGCCAGAAGGGGATATGGAATAATTACAAATAGGGCCAACCAAGGATGAGTACACCTTCATTAACAGGAACCTCCCATACGACCTCAAAGAGGAGCTCTCTCAACTCCTGAAACAAAATAGGGACCTGTTTGCATTCACACCGGCCGACATGCCGGGAATAAGCCCCGACCTAATGTCTCACCGTCTAGCCGTGGATCCCAAAGCTAAACCAATAGcacaaaggagaagaaaaatgtcaCCGGACCGAGCCACCGAGGTCAAAAAACAAGTTAAAGCCCTACTCGAGGCCAACTTTATCCGAGAACTCCCCTACATGacctggctagccaacgtcgtactAGTGAAAAAATCTaacgggaaatggcgaatgtgcgtcgattacacggacctcaacaaagcttgtccgaAGGACGCCTTCCCCCTACCAAACATCGACGGATTGGTAGACGCTGCATCCGGTCAccgatacctcagcttcatggacgcatattccggatacaaccagaTTCCGATGCACCGACCAGACGAAGAGAAAACAGCGTTCATCACCCCAGACGGGACGTACTGCTACACAGTAATGCCCTTCGGCCTAAAAAACGCTGGAGCAACCTACCAAAGACTGGTTAACAAGATATTCCGAGACTTATCCGGTAACAAATTAGAAGtttacatagacgacatgctcgccaagACCGAATCCGGCGAACAACTAACCGACGACCTCAAAGtcataatgaacaccctacgaAAGCACCAAATGCGACTCAACCCGGCAAAATGTGCCTTCGGAATGGAGGCAGGGAAGTTCCTCGGCTTCATGATTACGCAACGCAGAGTTGAAGCAAACCCAGAGAAATACCGCGCCGTCCTCGAGATGACGAGCCCCAAAAACCTTAAAGACATCCAAAGGCTCACCGGCCGACTAACGGCATTGTCACGCTTTCTCGGGGCTTCGGCCAAAAAGCGACCCCTTTcttcaaactaatgaaaaaaGAAGCCCCCTTCAAATGGGAGACGGAATGTGAAGAAGCATTCCAACACTTCAAGAGGGTCCTAGCGGAACCACCAATCctcgccaaaccccaaacaggggAAACACTTTACttatacctctccataacggaagaAGCACTCGCAGCAGCACTCGTCCGTGAAAACGAGAAAAAGGAACaaaaacccgtatacttcataagcaaagtcctacaagacGCGGAAGCTCGCTACTCACGCTTAGAAAAGCTAGCTTTCACACTCCTTACAGCCTCCCGACGCCTACGACAATACTTCCAAGCTCATCTCGTGACAGTTCGAACCGACCAAGCGGTCAAACAGGTGTTGCAGAAACCCGACCTAGCTGGAAGAATGCTAGCGTGGTCCATCGAACTATCTCAATTCCAGATCAAATTCGAACCCCGGAATGCGATCAAAGCACAAGCTATGGCCGACTTCATCGAGATGACCCCGGGAAAGCTCACCCTCGAATCATGGAAACTACATGTCGACGGCTCATCAAACTCCACCTACGGAGGCGCCGGAGTCATACTCGAAAATCAAGACGGAATCACGATCGAACAGTCGGTACGATACGAATTTCTAgtatcaaacaaccaagcagaatacgaggccctctTGGCAGGCCTATCATTAGCCCAGGAAGTCGGAGCAAAGGTCCTAGAAGTAAATACCAATTCACAAGTAGTCAGTTCCCaaattaacggagactaccaGACACGAGACCCCAtactccaacaatacctcgcCAAGGTAAACAAACTAAGAAAAGGATTTGAACACGTCACCATACGGCACGTCCCTAGGGAACGAAATGCCAGAGCAGACCTACTCtccaaactagccagcaccaaacccgGACACGGTAACAAATCGTTAATCCAGGAAGTCGTTAAGACACCCTCCGTGTCAACAACAACCAACGCTCACCTGACAATCTCAAACCAGGGATCTTGGACCTACCCGATCCTGCAATACCTCCTCGATGGAACACTGCCACCAGACCCCAAAGAGGAAAAGCGAAtaaaaagggaagccgccaactaTACCATTGTCGCAGGACAGCTATACAAacgcggattctcgcaacccctgctcaaatgcaTCGAACCCGAGAacacggagtacatactccgTGAAATCCACTAAGGCTGCTGCGGTCACCACGTTGGAGGCAAGACTTTAGCCCAAAAAGTCATCAGAGCaggctacttctggcccacggttATCCGAGATTCCATGCAAATAGTTAAAAACTACGacaaatgccaaaggcacgccaataTCCACCAAGCCGCACCGCACCAGCTCAGCACCATATCGGCAGAACGGCCATTCGGCACTTGGGGCATCAACCTCGTCGGACCCTTCCCTACGGCACCTGGCCAACTCAGATacctcatcgtcgccatagactacTATACTAAATGGATCGAAGCCGAACCCCTGTCCACCATAACGGCAACCTAATGCCGAAAATTCCTCTGGCGTCAGATCATCACCCGATTCGGGATCCTCGAGATCGtcatctcggacaacggaacccaattcACCGACAAAAAATTCAGAGAATTTTTAGAGGGGCTGCGTGTATCCCACCGTTtcagctcggtagaacacccccagacAAACGGACAGGTGGAATCCGCAAACAAAAT is a genomic window of Arachis ipaensis cultivar K30076 chromosome B06, Araip1.1, whole genome shotgun sequence containing:
- the LOC110263758 gene encoding uncharacterized protein LOC110263758 encodes the protein MKKEAPFKWETECEEAFQHFKRVLAEPPILAKPQTGETLYLYLSITEEALAAALVRENEKKEQKPVYFISKVLQDAEARYSRLEKLAFTLLTASRRLRQYFQAHLVTVRTDQAVKQVLQKPDLAGRMLAWSIELSQFQIKFEPRNAIKAQAMADFIEMTPGKLTLESWKLHVDGSSNSTYGGAGVILENQDGITIEQSVRYEFLVSNNQAEYEALLAGLSLAQEVGAKVLEVNTNSQVVSSQINGDYQTRDPILQQYLAKVNKLRKGFEHVTIRHVPRERNARADLLSKLASTKPGHGNKSLIQEVVKTPSVSTTTNAHLTISNQGSWTYPILQYLLDGTLPPDPKEEKRIKREAANYTIVAGQLYKRGFSQPLLKCIEPENTEYILREIH